GCTCCCGTGAGGCTCTATAGGGGTATAAGGTTCCTTCATGTCGTTTTCTTCAGGACCGAGGGGAAGGTTGAAAGGCCTTACTCTGGTGCATATCAAGGGCAGAGGGGAGTCACGCTTCCCAAGAGATTGGAAAAGTAATTTCATATTCGATGAAGCCCCCCTCCTCCTAGGATGATCCTTTTTAACACCCAAATATAAGGGGGCGTGCTTTGGATTCCAGATTTCCCGAATTATTCGCACTTCCTCTTTCTAATTACGCAATTTTCTGCTTAAAATTTAACGTATAAATGGGGATTCAGAGCTGAAAAATAGACCTAACAGTTCATAAAGCAAGTACGCCTATAGCTGAATGGGGCGAAAATGAGGGTAACGAAGGTCGTCAAGAGGGATGGTAGGGTTGTTGAATTCGACTCCTTCAGGATTAGGAGAGCAATTGAAATGGCTATGCGTGAAGTCGGAAAGTTCGATGAGGCAATTTTGGATAAGGTCGTCAAATACGTCCTAGATGTAATAGATAGTACTTTCAGCGATGAGAGGCCCCCTCATGTGGAGGAGATTCAGGATATAGTGGAGCTCGCTTTAATGAAATACGATCTATTCGAGGTAGCTAAAGCTTACATAGTCTACAGGAAGGAGAGGGAGAAGATAAGAAAGGAGAAGATGGCAATTCTAGGGAAGGATTACGTAGATGATGTGGATAAGAGGCTTTCCCTTAACGCTGTAAGGCTTTTAGCTAGTAGATATCTCCAGAAGGGGCCTGATGGAAGGTTCCTAGAGGATCCCAAGGGATTATTCATAAGGATAGCCTCGTTAGTCGTGATACCAGATATCCTATATGACCCGCTCATATTCGATAAGGAGGGCGAGCAGGAGGTTCATCCGACCGAGTACTTCAATCCCGAGGAATGGGCTGGGAAGGTAGGGCTCGGAGGAGGGGATCCCGAGAACCACTTAGCTCCTCCCTTCGTTTGGAATGCCCATCATTTGGAGAGGATGAAAGCGCTTTATGATGAGCTAAACTCGCAGGGTAAGATGAGAGTGAGCTGGTCCCAGTTCTTCGATATGCTGAGAGATGGAAGATTCGATCATCACTACAAGGATTTCTTAGAATATTACAGGCTCATGGTAGATCTAAAGTTCATACCGAACTCACCTACCCTCTTCAATGCTGGAACTATGCTTGGACAACTTTCGGCATGCTTCGTCCTTCCGATAGAGGACTCTCTGGAGTCGATAATGAGGTCGGCGACCGAGGCAGCTATGATATTCAAATCCGGAGGGGGAGTGGGGATAAACTACTCGAAGCTAAGGCCTCAGGGAGACATAGTCAGGTCTACGGGAGGCCAGGCATCCGGACCCGTCAGTTTCATGAGGATAATAGATGTGATAACTGATGTCGTGAAGCAGGGAGGGAGGAGAAGAGGAGCCAACATGGGGATACTTGAGATATGGCATCCGGACATAATGAAGTTCATAGAAGCGAAAGCTAAGCCGGGGAACCTTGAGAACTTCAATTTATCCGTCATGATAACGGAGGACTTCTGGAAGTACTATGAGGAGGGGAAGGATTACCCTCTCATAAATCCCAGGAACGGGGAGGTTTGGGGCTCCATAGATCCTAGGGAGGCCTTCAGGAAGATAGCTGAGATGGCATGGAGAACTGGGGATCCCGGGGTCCTCTTCGCAGATAATATAAACAGGAGGAACATATTGAGGGAGCACTTAGGGGAAATAAAGTCCACGAACCCCTGCGGGGAGGAGCCACTGTATCCTTACGAGTCATGCAACTTGGGAAGCATGAACCTATACGCTTACATAAGGAGGGAGAACGGTTTAGTTACTTTCGACTGGGATGAATATTCTAGAGATATTAGGAAGGCATTACGCTTCTTAGATAACATAATCGACGTAAATAAGTTCCCCATACCTGAGATCGAGAAGACGACTAAGAGGACTAGGAAGGTAGGGCTCGGATTAATGGGCCTGGCTGATACTCTCTTCGCTTTGAGGATCCCATACAATAGTGAGGAGGGCTTCAACTTCATGAGGAGAGCTGCTGAGTACCTCACGTACTTCGCTATGCTGGAGAGCGTGGAAAGAGCTAAGGAGAGGGGGAGCTTCCCACTATTCCCGGAATCGGGTTATGTGAGGGGAGAGATGCCCGTAGAGGGATTCTACCATCCCGAGATATGGAACCTGGATTGGGATTACTTGAGGGAGCAGATAATGAGGAACGGTATAAGGAATGCCGAAGTAACTACTATAGCTCCAACAGGCTCGATTTCAATGATAGCTGAAGTATCTTCAGGGATAGAGCCTCAATTCGCTCTAGTGTTTGAGAAGAGGGTGACCGTGGGCTCCTTCTTCTATGTCGATGCGGAATTCGAGAGGCAGCTCAAGGAGAATGGTCTATACAGTGAGAAGATCTTGAGGGATATAGCTGAGAACGGAGGATCTCTCTATGGTATAGAGGCTCCAGAGGGTAAGGAAGATGTGATCGAGAGGATGAAGCGTATCTTCTTAGTCGCTTACGATATCCCCTGGTGGGATCACATAAGGGCTGAGGCCGAGATATCGAGATGGATATGCGCAGCTGTAAGTAAGACGATAAACATGCCCAACTGGGTCTCGGTCTCCGATATAGAGAAGGCATACCTCTTCGCTCACAGGCTGGGGTTGAAGGGGATAACCGTCTACAGGGATGGCTCCAAATCAGCTCAAGTGCTCATAACCCCGACGCAGAGGAGAGGGGAGTACGCGAGCTTTATAGAGAATGAAACACTTAAGATGATGGAATCTCTCGGAATAGAACTTCCTCAGCTGAGAAAGGCTAAAGTTGAGGAAAAAACACAAGCTCAACCCGTCTTCAAACCTCCAGCACAGCCTAATCACGTTGAGACATGCCCGGAGTGCGGTAGCACTAGGCTCATCCATAAGGAGGATTGCGTCACCTGTCTCGACTGCGGCTGGTCGGCCTGCGTGGTGACTTGAGCATGATCCACCTCTATACAGGTAATGGAAAGGGGAAGACCACGGCTGCTTTCGGATTGGCTATGAGAAATGCTGGATGGGGAGGGAAAGTTTTAGTAATACAGTTCTTAAAGGGCCTGCCAAGCGGGGAGGTGCTCTCAGCATCTAAAGTCGGGATAGAAGTAAGGCAGTATGGGACGGGTAAGTTCATCAGGGATTATGTGGATGAGAAGGAATATGAGATGGCTAAAAAAGCGCTTGAGGATTCGAGGGAGGCCCTGAGATCCGGAAATTATACTTTGGTCGTACTCGACGAAATATGCGTTGCTGTCCATCTGGGGATCATCAAAGAGGATGATGTCTTAAAAATCTTGAGTGAGAGAGCGCTTTCGACGGAGGTCGTGCTGACTGGGAGGTATGCACCCAGGTCCTTCTATGAGTTAGCTGATTATGTCACTGAGTTCTTAGATATTAAGCACCCATATACTAGAGGGGTTACTGCAAGGAAAGGGATAGAATTTTAGCTTTAAATCACCAAATCATATTTAAAAATAACTTTAAATTTTTAAATGATAAAATAAATTTCCGTTATAACTTTTCCTATAAGAACATTAAATACAAAATAAAAAAATCTAATAATCTAACGATGTTATTTTACTATTTCTTATTCAGAATTTCTCTAAAAGAAAGTTAAAGTATGGACAGAAAAGTTTTTAACAATTCGGCTCCGCACAGCCGGGGTAAATAGTATGGACATTATAATCCCGCAGGGGCTACTGGCCTTGGCGACTTTCTCAATAGGTCTCGTTTTGGGAATAGGTTTGGGGATTATAGGTATAGCTCTCGGTAAAATTGTCTCGCCCTCTAAAGATCTTCCCAAGAAGAGGGAGAGATATGAGTGCGCGAATCCCCCGGTAGGGAGAGCGAGGGGGCTATTGATGATGCAGTACTACCCATTTCTCCTTCTGTTCCTCACTATAGAGCCCATAATGATATATTCATTCCTCTTCCTTCTCGAGAGTTATAAGTATCCCCTTAATGCATTCCTCCTCTTCACGGGGATCCTGGGCTTTATGATCCCTCCGCTGATCTTCGGATTATACTCGGCGAGGAGGCTGGAACTATGGTCTGCGCCCTAGAGGGTTCCATTCTCATCGGTAACTTGGAGAGATCCGCTAGGAAGGCCGCGGCCTGGCTCGTCAATAAGAGGCCCATAAGGGATATCAGGGATTGGGGGATAGCTTTCTCACTCTGGCCCGTTCATTTCACAACAGCATGCTGTGGAGCTGAATTTGCAGCTTCAGCAGCACCTAAATATGATGCTGAGAGGCTGGGGTTCCTCCCATTCATAGGGATAAGGCAGTGCAACGTCCTCTTCATCGAGGGGACTCTGAGCAAGAAGATGGCTGAAGCTGCGATATGGGTCTACGAGCAGATGCCGGAGCCGAAGTTCGTCATCGGGATGGGGGCTTGTGCGATAGATGGAGGGATATTTTGGAATAGCTACAATATAGTGAGGCCCATGGACATCCTGCCGGTCAACGTTTTCATACCTGGGTGCCCACCCAGGCCCGAGGCTGTCGCTCAAGCGATAATAATGCTCCAGAGGAAGATAAGGAAAGGGGAGCTGGTGAAGTATGAGGATTGAGGATCTGAAAATTAAAATTGAGGATGAACTCAAGGGAATAGCTGAGATCTCAGTTAGGGAACCCAATGTAATAGATGTGAAGGTCAGCAGGGATAAGATCGTTGAGGTGGCTGAGAAGCTCAAGAGGATGGGATTCGATCACGTCAAATCCGTAACTGCCGTGGATTATCCTGGGGAGAGGTTCGAGGTAGTATACGTAGCATCTTCATATGAAGCGTCTCTCTCATACTTCCTAGTGAGTCTTAGGACCTCTCTTCCATATGATGATCCGAGGATGAGCTCCCTCCTAAGTGTTTGGCCTAGCGTCCTCTACCAGGAGCATGAGGAACATGATCTGATGGGTATAGAGTTCGAGGGGAACCCGAGGATGGGGGAGAGGCTCCTCCTACCCGAGAGCTACGAGGGAATACCTCCGCTGAGGAAGGAGTTCAAAGTCAGGGTGGAGGGGATAGATGCATGAGCTTAGAGGAGAGGACTCTGGAGCTCCTGATAGGTCCTCAGCATCCGGCCTCGGGGCATATGAGGCTCGTGGCTAAGATAGATGGCGATATAGTGGTAGAGCTGAGGCCAAACATAGGTTACGTCCACAGATCCGTTGAGAAGTTAGCTGAGGTAAAGAAGTTCCTCCAAATAATTCCGCTGGTCGAGAGGCCCTCCCTAGCGGATACTACTGCTAATAACTTAGCTTACGTCATGGCACTGGAGAAGCTCCTGGGGATAGATCCTCCGGAGAGAGCTAAGTACTTGAGGACGCTGCTCGCTGAGATAAATAGGATTCACAGCCACCTTTATGGTTTAGGAATTCATGGAGTAATGATAGGTTCCTCAACAGCATATATGTGGTGCTTCGGGGACAGGGAGCCCTTCCTGGAATTAGCTCAGGAGCTGACCGGGGCTAGGTTAACTTACTCTTACATAATACCCGGCGGGGTGAGGAGGGATCTCCCGAAGGGGTTCGCTGAGAGGGCTGAGAAGGCTCTGAAGTACCTGGAAGGCAGGATGAAGGATTACTTCGATATATACTTCAACAATCCAGTCGTCAGGGCTAGATTAGAGGGAGTTGGTGTACTGAGCAAGGAGGATGCAATAAAACTCGGGGTGACGGGGCCCAATTTAAGGGCTAGCGGTGTTGCTTACGATGTCAGGAGGGCTGAGCCTTATGCAGCTTATCCAAATTTGGATTTCGATGTCATCACGGAGGAAGAAGGGGATTGTTACGCTAGGGTCATGGTCAGGGTCAGGGAGATAATGGAGAGCATCAAGATAATAAGACAGGTCCTAAAAGAGATGCCTGAGGGTCCGATAATTCATGAAAGTTATGAGAAATTGATACCGCCTAAACTGAGGGAGGAGATGAAGCAGAAGGGGATAGTCAAGTTCCCCTCCGTATTCGCGAACTTGAGGGTCCCGGCTGGGGAAGCCATTTCAAGAGTCGAAGGTGGAAGGGGAGAAGTGGTCTTCCATGTGATAAGCGATGGGAAGCTCAGTCCGTACAGGATGAGGATGGTCACCCCCTCCTTCAGGAACGTGATATTATTCGAGCATTTAACGAAGGGGGCTAGAGTAGCAGATATCCCCGCGATTTACGGTAGCCTGGATTACTTCCCTCCGGAGGCTGATAGGTGATGAGCATAATAGATCTCTTATTACAGCCATATATATTCATCCCCCTGGTTTTTCCGGGCCTTATAGCTGCTTTCGTCCTACTGCTCATAATAATATGGCTTGAGAGGAAAATAGCAGCTAAAGTGCAGCTCAGATATGGTCCGCTCTACGTACTGAAACCATTGGGAGGAGTCATACAGACTATAGCTGATCTAATCAGGTATCTCTTCCAGGAACCGGTAATACCCAAGGAAGTGGATAAAGCGGCCTTCTTATTAACCCCAGTTTTCCTTTTCGGCCTAGCCTACCTTCCTCTAGTCATGATACCGATCAGCCCCGCATACTACGCCTTTAGGAGCGATCTCTCCCTCTTAATAGCCCTCGCCCTGACGACATTGGCCCCTATCTTCACCCTGATAATGGGATGGGCTAGTAACAATAAGTTCTCGCTGATAGGGAGCGTCAGAGAGGGCTATCTGGTGACCTCATATGAGATACCGATATTCCTCTCCGCCCTCTCCATGGCAGTACTCTACAACTCGCTGGACCTCGTTGAGATAGCTGAAGCCCAGAGGAGAATATGGGGAGTCTTCCTGAACCCGATAGCAGCAGCCAACATGCTAGTATTGATTTACATGTCTACATCGAAGTTCCCGTTCGAGATACCCGAGGCCGAGAGCGAGATAGTGGCTGGGCCTTACACCGAATACAGCGGGATAATCTATGGATTGGTAATGGGTGCATCCTATATAAAGCTATACGTATTGAGCTTGATATATTCAATACTCTTCCTGGGCGGCTGGAATCCATCCCCGTCCCCTGATCCCTTCATCTCCGGAGGCGTGCTCTTCCTGAAGGCATTCATACTAGTGGCATTCGGAGCATTCCTCAGGGCTGTTTATCCGAGGTTCAGGATAGATCAAGCTGTCAATATAGGATGGAGGATAGCGTTCCCCCTATCCATACTATCCATCCTGCTATCGTTGGTCCTGATAATGGGAGGTGTGAGGTTTGCAGGTTGAGAGGACAGCTAGACACCTCAAGGCGATATTCACCGGGATGAAGTACCTCTTCCTGGGGCCTAGATTGACCATAATGTATCCAGATGAAATAGAGGATCTTCCAGAGGACTACAGGGGGATGATAGAGTACGACTGGGATTCCTGTATAAAGTGCTCACTCTGCGCTATGGTGTGCCCGGCCGATGCCATGAAGATGTACGTATCCAAGGAGGAATCTGAGAAGGAGGGGAAGGTCGTTAAGAGGCCCGGGATAAACTATACTAGGTGCGTTTTCTGCGGTTTCTGCGTGGATATATGCCCTACTAACTCCTTGAGGTTCACGAAGGTTCACGATGTAGCTTATTACACGTATGAGGAGCAGATATATCCTCCCCAGGAGTTCAGTAAGGGCGTCCCCAAGCCTGTTTACGATAAGGAGCCCAGGAAGGTTAAAGCGATATTGGATGAGAGGAGGGGGATCGTATATGAACCTTCAGATTGATCCCAACTTTATAATATTCCTCCTATCCTCGGCCCTAGCTTTAGTATCCTCAGCTTTAATAGTCTTCCACAGATCCATAGTTTACTCGGCTTTCTTCCTCTCCATGCTCGGTATAGCGAACTCAATACTGTTCACGCTCCTGGGCTTCCCCATAATAGCTCTATTCCATCTAGTCGTATATGTAGGCGCAGCTGTCACCTTCATACTATTCTCGCTCGTTATGATGAGGGAAGCTCCCACAGTAGAGCCCGGGATAAGGGCTCTAGCAGTTGCCTCCATAGTCCTCATGATCCTAGTTCTCTCAAGTATCTTCATGGCTCCAGTAGGAAGACCCTCATTCTACTTGGAGTTCAGGAGCCTCACATCCCTCCTTATAGAGAGGTACTGGTTGGCTCTCCTCATAGCGACTCTCGCATTAGTTACGACCCTCATCGAAGCGATAACTCTAGCTAGAAAGGAGGTGTGATTATGGAGGTATATTGGTACCTCATATTATCGGCCGTTCTCCTGTCCTTCGGTATATACGGTCTCCTGACCAGGAGGAATATGATAAGGATGCTCCTCTCAGCCGAGATAATTTTTAATGCAGCCCTTCTGTCCCTCCTCTCCCTAGCCTCCTTGGATGCAAGTTACGGGCCGATGGGAGGGGCTATCGCTATAATATCGATATCCCTATCGGCCGCGGAGGTCGGGGTCATAGTCTCGATAGCTATAATGATGTTCAGGATGAGGGGGACCCTGGATACGTATGAGTTGAGGAGCTTC
The sequence above is drawn from the Candidatus Korarchaeum cryptofilum OPF8 genome and encodes:
- the ndhC gene encoding NADH-quinone oxidoreductase subunit A, whose translation is MDIIIPQGLLALATFSIGLVLGIGLGIIGIALGKIVSPSKDLPKKRERYECANPPVGRARGLLMMQYYPFLLLFLTIEPIMIYSFLFLLESYKYPLNAFLLFTGILGFMIPPLIFGLYSARRLELWSAP
- a CDS encoding NADH-quinone oxidoreductase subunit B; protein product: MVCALEGSILIGNLERSARKAAAWLVNKRPIRDIRDWGIAFSLWPVHFTTACCGAEFAASAAPKYDAERLGFLPFIGIRQCNVLFIEGTLSKKMAEAAIWVYEQMPEPKFVIGMGACAIDGGIFWNSYNIVRPMDILPVNVFIPGCPPRPEAVAQAIIMLQRKIRKGELVKYED
- a CDS encoding NADH-quinone oxidoreductase subunit D, translating into MSLEERTLELLIGPQHPASGHMRLVAKIDGDIVVELRPNIGYVHRSVEKLAEVKKFLQIIPLVERPSLADTTANNLAYVMALEKLLGIDPPERAKYLRTLLAEINRIHSHLYGLGIHGVMIGSSTAYMWCFGDREPFLELAQELTGARLTYSYIIPGGVRRDLPKGFAERAEKALKYLEGRMKDYFDIYFNNPVVRARLEGVGVLSKEDAIKLGVTGPNLRASGVAYDVRRAEPYAAYPNLDFDVITEEEGDCYARVMVRVREIMESIKIIRQVLKEMPEGPIIHESYEKLIPPKLREEMKQKGIVKFPSVFANLRVPAGEAISRVEGGRGEVVFHVISDGKLSPYRMRMVTPSFRNVILFEHLTKGARVADIPAIYGSLDYFPPEADR
- the nuoH gene encoding NADH-quinone oxidoreductase subunit NuoH, producing the protein MSIIDLLLQPYIFIPLVFPGLIAAFVLLLIIIWLERKIAAKVQLRYGPLYVLKPLGGVIQTIADLIRYLFQEPVIPKEVDKAAFLLTPVFLFGLAYLPLVMIPISPAYYAFRSDLSLLIALALTTLAPIFTLIMGWASNNKFSLIGSVREGYLVTSYEIPIFLSALSMAVLYNSLDLVEIAEAQRRIWGVFLNPIAAANMLVLIYMSTSKFPFEIPEAESEIVAGPYTEYSGIIYGLVMGASYIKLYVLSLIYSILFLGGWNPSPSPDPFISGGVLFLKAFILVAFGAFLRAVYPRFRIDQAVNIGWRIAFPLSILSILLSLVLIMGGVRFAG
- a CDS encoding adenosylcobalamin-dependent ribonucleoside-diphosphate reductase, with the translated sequence MRVTKVVKRDGRVVEFDSFRIRRAIEMAMREVGKFDEAILDKVVKYVLDVIDSTFSDERPPHVEEIQDIVELALMKYDLFEVAKAYIVYRKEREKIRKEKMAILGKDYVDDVDKRLSLNAVRLLASRYLQKGPDGRFLEDPKGLFIRIASLVVIPDILYDPLIFDKEGEQEVHPTEYFNPEEWAGKVGLGGGDPENHLAPPFVWNAHHLERMKALYDELNSQGKMRVSWSQFFDMLRDGRFDHHYKDFLEYYRLMVDLKFIPNSPTLFNAGTMLGQLSACFVLPIEDSLESIMRSATEAAMIFKSGGGVGINYSKLRPQGDIVRSTGGQASGPVSFMRIIDVITDVVKQGGRRRGANMGILEIWHPDIMKFIEAKAKPGNLENFNLSVMITEDFWKYYEEGKDYPLINPRNGEVWGSIDPREAFRKIAEMAWRTGDPGVLFADNINRRNILREHLGEIKSTNPCGEEPLYPYESCNLGSMNLYAYIRRENGLVTFDWDEYSRDIRKALRFLDNIIDVNKFPIPEIEKTTKRTRKVGLGLMGLADTLFALRIPYNSEEGFNFMRRAAEYLTYFAMLESVERAKERGSFPLFPESGYVRGEMPVEGFYHPEIWNLDWDYLREQIMRNGIRNAEVTTIAPTGSISMIAEVSSGIEPQFALVFEKRVTVGSFFYVDAEFERQLKENGLYSEKILRDIAENGGSLYGIEAPEGKEDVIERMKRIFLVAYDIPWWDHIRAEAEISRWICAAVSKTINMPNWVSVSDIEKAYLFAHRLGLKGITVYRDGSKSAQVLITPTQRRGEYASFIENETLKMMESLGIELPQLRKAKVEEKTQAQPVFKPPAQPNHVETCPECGSTRLIHKEDCVTCLDCGWSACVVT
- a CDS encoding NADH-quinone oxidoreductase subunit J family protein, yielding MNLQIDPNFIIFLLSSALALVSSALIVFHRSIVYSAFFLSMLGIANSILFTLLGFPIIALFHLVVYVGAAVTFILFSLVMMREAPTVEPGIRALAVASIVLMILVLSSIFMAPVGRPSFYLEFRSLTSLLIERYWLALLIATLALVTTLIEAITLARKEV
- the cobO gene encoding cob(I)yrinic acid a,c-diamide adenosyltransferase; the encoded protein is MIHLYTGNGKGKTTAAFGLAMRNAGWGGKVLVIQFLKGLPSGEVLSASKVGIEVRQYGTGKFIRDYVDEKEYEMAKKALEDSREALRSGNYTLVVLDEICVAVHLGIIKEDDVLKILSERALSTEVVLTGRYAPRSFYELADYVTEFLDIKHPYTRGVTARKGIEF
- a CDS encoding NADH-quinone oxidoreductase subunit C, which translates into the protein MRIEDLKIKIEDELKGIAEISVREPNVIDVKVSRDKIVEVAEKLKRMGFDHVKSVTAVDYPGERFEVVYVASSYEASLSYFLVSLRTSLPYDDPRMSSLLSVWPSVLYQEHEEHDLMGIEFEGNPRMGERLLLPESYEGIPPLRKEFKVRVEGIDA
- a CDS encoding NuoI/complex I 23 kDa subunit family protein, with product MQVERTARHLKAIFTGMKYLFLGPRLTIMYPDEIEDLPEDYRGMIEYDWDSCIKCSLCAMVCPADAMKMYVSKEESEKEGKVVKRPGINYTRCVFCGFCVDICPTNSLRFTKVHDVAYYTYEEQIYPPQEFSKGVPKPVYDKEPRKVKAILDERRGIVYEPSD
- the nuoK gene encoding NADH-quinone oxidoreductase subunit NuoK; the encoded protein is MEVYWYLILSAVLLSFGIYGLLTRRNMIRMLLSAEIIFNAALLSLLSLASLDASYGPMGGAIAIISISLSAAEVGVIVSIAIMMFRMRGTLDTYELRSFRG